A genome region from Glutamicibacter arilaitensis Re117 includes the following:
- the istB gene encoding IS21-like element ISAar7 family helper ATPase IstB has translation MSLVSVEELVQAGRAASMTAAVISEWAHKGTPKQREFLYELLRAEHESRTASRHQRLLKAAKLPALKSLVGYDWTSVTFPPDYGREALSDLDFLEHAQDLVLFGDVGTGKTHLASALAAAACLRGIPARFFTTASLVMTLRRAKDEGRLDKELGSIAKNQLLVIDEFGYLPIDSEGARLLFQVIADGYEKRSLVLTTNLEFKRWGTVFGDDNMAAAVIDRIVHHGRLLQFRGQSYRVKHALMK, from the coding sequence ATGAGTCTGGTGAGCGTTGAAGAGTTGGTGCAGGCTGGCCGGGCGGCCTCGATGACCGCTGCGGTGATCTCTGAGTGGGCGCATAAGGGCACGCCGAAACAGCGGGAATTCCTTTATGAGCTGCTCCGCGCCGAGCATGAGTCCAGGACGGCGTCGCGTCATCAGCGGTTGTTGAAGGCCGCGAAGTTGCCGGCGTTGAAATCGTTGGTGGGCTATGACTGGACCTCGGTGACGTTCCCACCGGACTATGGGCGTGAAGCGTTGAGTGATTTGGATTTCTTGGAGCATGCCCAGGATTTGGTGCTGTTCGGCGACGTGGGCACCGGCAAAACGCATTTGGCGTCCGCGTTGGCGGCCGCTGCATGCCTGCGGGGCATTCCGGCGAGGTTCTTCACCACCGCGTCGCTGGTGATGACGTTGCGCCGGGCGAAAGATGAAGGCCGGTTGGATAAGGAGCTTGGCTCCATCGCGAAGAACCAGCTCCTTGTCATTGACGAATTTGGGTACCTTCCGATCGATAGCGAAGGTGCCAGGTTGTTGTTCCAGGTCATTGCTGATGGGTATGAGAAGCGGAGTCTGGTGCTGACGACGAATTTGGAGTTCAAGCGTTGGGGCACCGTGTTCGGTGATGACAATATGGCTGCTGCGGTCATTGACCGGATTGTTCACCATGGCAGGCTGTTGCAGTTCCGTGGGCAGTCGTACCGGGTGAAACACGCGTTGATGAAATGA